In Peromyscus maniculatus bairdii isolate BWxNUB_F1_BW_parent chromosome 9, HU_Pman_BW_mat_3.1, whole genome shotgun sequence, one genomic interval encodes:
- the Arl11 gene encoding ADP-ribosylation factor-like protein 11, translated as MGSVNSRGHKGEAQVVMMGLDSAGKTTILYKLKGNPLVETLPTVGFNVEPLEAPGHVSLILWDIGGQSQLRATWKDYLEGTSILVYVLDSTDEARLPEAVAELEEVLEDPNMAGVPFLVLANKQEAPDALPLLEIRNRLGLERFRDRCWELRACSALTGQGLPEALQSLLHLLRSC; from the coding sequence ATGGGCTCTGTGAATTCCAGAGGCCACAAGGGAGAAGCCCAGGTGGTAATGATGGGCCTGGACTCTGCTGGCAAGACCACGATCCTGTACAAACTGAAAGGGAATCCACTGGTGGAGACCTTACCCACAGTGGGTTTCAACGTAGAGCCTCTTGAAGCTCCCGGACATGTGTCGCTGATTCTCTGGGACATTGGGGGACAGAGCCAGCTCAGGGCCACCTGGAAGGACTATCTGGAAGGCACTAGCATCCTTGTGTATGTACTGGACAGCACAGATGAAGCCCGCTTGCCTGAGGCGGTGGCTGAGCTTGAGGAAGTCCTGGAAGACCCCAACATGGCCGGTGTCCCTTTCTTGGTACTGGCCAACAAGCAGGAGGCTCCCGATGCTCTTCCGTTGCTTGAAATCAGAAACAGGCTGGGCCTGGAAAGGTTCCGAGACCGCTGCTGGGAGCTCCGGGCCTGCAGCGCTCTCACAGGCCAGGGGCTACCGGAAGCCCTGCAGAGCCTGCTGCACTTGCTGAGATCCTGCTGA